A window of Aquitalea denitrificans contains these coding sequences:
- the rpiA gene encoding ribose-5-phosphate isomerase RpiA, with the protein MLTQDQLKLAVAKQALEFVPDDCIIGVGTGSTVNLFIEELAAIKGRIKGAVSSSEASTARLKAHHIPVFELNEVEKLEVYIDGADEINHHLHMIKGGGAALTREKIVASVAEQFVCIADESKYVLKLGAFPLPIEVIPMARSSVARQLVALGGHPELRQGVVTDNGNVILDVHGLTINTPVELEETINHIAGVVTCGLFARRRADILVLGRQSGVEVIR; encoded by the coding sequence ATGCTGACCCAAGACCAACTCAAGCTGGCTGTCGCCAAACAGGCGCTGGAATTCGTGCCGGACGACTGCATCATCGGTGTGGGCACTGGCAGCACGGTCAATCTCTTCATTGAAGAGCTGGCCGCCATCAAGGGCCGCATCAAGGGCGCCGTATCCAGTTCCGAAGCCTCCACTGCTCGTCTGAAAGCCCACCATATTCCGGTGTTTGAGCTGAATGAAGTGGAAAAGCTGGAGGTGTATATCGATGGCGCGGATGAAATCAACCATCACCTGCACATGATCAAGGGCGGTGGCGCTGCGCTGACGCGCGAAAAGATTGTTGCCAGCGTGGCCGAACAGTTTGTCTGCATTGCCGACGAGAGCAAGTATGTGCTGAAGCTGGGCGCATTCCCGCTGCCGATCGAGGTGATCCCGATGGCGCGTAGTTCGGTAGCACGTCAGCTGGTGGCACTGGGTGGCCATCCGGAGCTGCGTCAGGGCGTGGTAACCGATAATGGCAACGTCATCCTGGATGTGCATGGCCTGACCATCAACACGCCAGTGGAGTTGGAAGAAACCATCAACCACATCGCGGGTGTCGTAACCTGCGGCCTGTTTGCCCGCCGTCGTGCCGACATTCTGGTACTGGGTCGCCAGAGCGGCGTGGAAGTCATCCGCTAA
- the ispF gene encoding 2-C-methyl-D-erythritol 2,4-cyclodiphosphate synthase, with amino-acid sequence MFRVGQGYDVHQLVEGRPLILGGVTIPHSHGLLGHSDADALLHAITDAVLGAAALGDIGRHFPDTDAGFKGADSRVLLREAVARVRAAGWQVVNVDATLIAQRPKLAPYIAAMCACIAADLEVAQSAVNVKGKTNETLGYLGRCEAIEAQAICLLMPLS; translated from the coding sequence ATGTTTCGAGTTGGACAAGGTTACGATGTGCACCAACTGGTGGAAGGCCGCCCGCTGATTCTGGGCGGGGTGACGATTCCGCACAGCCATGGCCTGCTGGGCCACTCCGACGCCGATGCCCTGCTGCATGCCATCACCGATGCAGTACTTGGCGCGGCGGCGCTGGGGGATATCGGTCGGCATTTCCCGGATACTGACGCAGGTTTCAAGGGGGCGGATAGCCGCGTTCTGTTGCGTGAGGCAGTCGCCCGTGTTCGTGCTGCAGGCTGGCAGGTGGTAAATGTGGATGCTACGCTGATTGCACAGCGTCCCAAACTGGCACCGTATATTGCTGCGATGTGCGCCTGTATTGCCGCCGATCTGGAGGTTGCGCAAAGTGCGGTCAATGTGAAGGGCAAAACCAATGAAACGCTGGGTTATCTGGGGCGCTGTGAGGCGATCGAGGCGCAGGCCATCTGTCTGCTGATGCCCTTGTCCTGA
- the ispD gene encoding 2-C-methyl-D-erythritol 4-phosphate cytidylyltransferase, producing MNRYLALVPAAGSGSRFGGPSPKQYLQLNGRPLMWHTLQALSQVEAISEVVLVLSPGDEWFDDFDWDLPKLCVHRVGGASRAESVRNGLEVMAARAEDWVLVHDAARCCLSVAAVERLIATLADDPVGGLLALPVPDTVKRADAEGRISSTVPRQGLWLAQTPQMFRAGLLGQALASSMAEEVTDEAAAIEQHGHKPRLVEGDAQNFKVTYPRDLALARAILASRKD from the coding sequence ATGAACCGCTATCTGGCCCTGGTGCCGGCAGCGGGCTCCGGCAGCCGCTTTGGCGGCCCCAGCCCCAAGCAGTACCTGCAACTGAATGGCCGTCCCTTGATGTGGCACACCTTGCAGGCACTCAGCCAGGTGGAGGCCATCAGCGAAGTCGTGCTGGTGCTGTCGCCGGGTGATGAATGGTTTGATGACTTTGACTGGGATCTGCCCAAGCTGTGTGTGCATCGGGTGGGTGGTGCCAGTCGCGCCGAAAGCGTGCGCAACGGGTTGGAAGTCATGGCTGCCCGTGCCGAAGACTGGGTGCTGGTACACGATGCCGCGCGCTGCTGCCTGTCGGTCGCGGCGGTAGAGCGCCTGATTGCAACGCTGGCCGATGACCCGGTGGGCGGCCTGCTGGCCTTGCCGGTACCGGATACGGTCAAGCGTGCGGATGCCGAAGGGCGCATCAGTTCCACCGTGCCGCGTCAGGGCCTGTGGCTGGCGCAGACGCCGCAGATGTTCCGTGCAGGTCTGCTCGGCCAGGCCTTGGCCAGCAGCATGGCGGAGGAGGTGACTGATGAGGCCGCAGCCATCGAGCAGCATGGTCACAAGCCACGGTTGGTGGAAGGCGATGCGCAGAACTTCAAAGTGACCTACCCGCGCGACCTGGCACTGGCCCGGGCGATTCTGGCTTCACGAAAGGATTGA
- the dnaQ gene encoding DNA polymerase III subunit epsilon, with product MRQIILDTETTGLDPDQGHRIIEFAGLEMINRKLTGKHLHLYIHPERDIDPDAERVHGISLASLEGKPRFAQVAAQMADFMRDAELIIHNAPFDVKFLNAEFDRLGLPKIKQLAGQVTDTLAMARDQFPGKRNSLDALCDRFDIDRSNRTLHGALIDCELLSEVYLWMTRGQESLVMDIDVDAGNNQGGDIQFERKPLLVKRASAEELTAHQGYLGELDKAVKGSCLWHTLETPVAGDAT from the coding sequence ATGAGACAGATTATTCTCGATACTGAAACCACCGGCCTCGATCCGGATCAGGGCCATCGCATCATCGAATTTGCCGGTCTGGAAATGATCAACCGCAAGCTGACCGGCAAGCATCTGCACCTTTACATCCATCCGGAACGTGATATCGACCCGGATGCCGAGCGGGTGCACGGTATCTCGCTGGCATCGCTGGAAGGCAAGCCGCGCTTTGCCCAGGTGGCCGCGCAGATGGCCGACTTCATGCGCGATGCCGAACTGATCATTCACAACGCACCATTTGACGTCAAATTCCTCAATGCCGAGTTCGACCGGTTGGGGCTGCCGAAGATCAAACAACTGGCTGGCCAGGTTACCGATACCCTGGCCATGGCCCGTGACCAGTTTCCCGGCAAGCGCAACAGCCTGGATGCCCTGTGTGACCGCTTTGACATCGACCGCTCCAACCGTACCCTGCACGGTGCGCTGATCGACTGCGAGCTGCTGTCCGAAGTGTATCTGTGGATGACCCGTGGCCAGGAAAGCCTGGTGATGGATATTGACGTGGATGCCGGCAACAACCAGGGTGGTGACATCCAGTTCGAGCGCAAGCCGCTATTGGTCAAGCGTGCCAGCGCGGAAGAACTGACTGCACATCAGGGCTATCTCGGTGAGCTGGACAAGGCGGTGAAGGGCAGCTGTCTGTGGCATACGCTGGAAACCCCGGTTGCAGGAGATGCCACATGA
- the rnhA gene encoding ribonuclease HI, with translation MTTEDCVEIYTDGACKGNPGPGGWGALLRFKGKEKELFGGERGTTNNRMELLAVIRGLAALNRPCHVVVYTDSQYVQKGISEWIHGWKARGWKTAAKEPVKNADLWQMLDAERNRHTHVDWRWVKGHAGHEFNERADQLANRGVETL, from the coding sequence ATGACAACAGAAGATTGTGTCGAGATTTATACCGATGGTGCCTGCAAGGGCAATCCCGGCCCCGGCGGCTGGGGCGCGTTGCTGCGCTTCAAGGGCAAGGAAAAAGAGCTGTTTGGCGGCGAGCGCGGCACCACCAACAATCGCATGGAGCTGTTGGCGGTGATTCGTGGCCTGGCGGCACTGAACCGACCCTGCCATGTGGTGGTCTACACCGACTCGCAATATGTTCAGAAGGGCATTTCCGAGTGGATTCACGGCTGGAAAGCCCGTGGCTGGAAGACCGCGGCCAAGGAACCGGTAAAAAATGCCGACCTGTGGCAGATGCTGGATGCCGAGCGTAACCGCCATACCCATGTGGACTGGCGTTGGGTAAAGGGCCATGCCGGCCATGAATTCAACGAGCGGGCCGACCAATTGGCCAACCGTGGCGTTGAGACCCTGTAA
- a CDS encoding class I SAM-dependent methyltransferase yields the protein MMQAFSTWLTTTELGHYLLQCEQAFFDRAVADIFGFHAVQMGLPEVDFLTANRIPWQCRAAEGGKAQIICHPAQMPFESRSLDLLVMPHLLDFTTEPHQVLREVERVLVPEGRLLITGFNPVSLWGVRRLIQGRADTPWRGNFFPLIRIRDWLKLLDLEPVACCFMAYAPPLSQQGWLERFGFLERAGDRWWPLAAGVYGIEAVKRQRGMRLITPTWKTAKPSKGLVVAGGNERHPSHRQTPSSHRQVPGRQD from the coding sequence ATGATGCAAGCGTTTTCCACGTGGCTGACCACGACCGAGCTGGGACATTACCTGCTGCAGTGTGAACAGGCATTTTTCGATCGGGCGGTCGCCGATATTTTCGGTTTTCATGCTGTACAGATGGGCCTGCCCGAAGTGGACTTCCTGACTGCCAACCGCATTCCCTGGCAGTGCCGGGCAGCTGAAGGCGGCAAGGCGCAAATCATCTGCCACCCGGCACAAATGCCGTTTGAATCACGCAGTCTGGATTTGCTGGTCATGCCTCATCTGCTGGATTTTACCACCGAGCCGCATCAGGTTCTGCGTGAGGTGGAACGGGTGCTGGTGCCGGAAGGCCGCTTGCTGATAACCGGCTTTAATCCGGTATCGCTATGGGGAGTGCGACGCCTGATCCAGGGTCGGGCGGATACCCCGTGGCGTGGCAATTTTTTCCCCTTGATCCGTATTCGCGACTGGCTGAAATTGTTGGATCTGGAACCGGTGGCCTGCTGTTTCATGGCCTATGCGCCGCCACTGTCGCAGCAGGGGTGGCTGGAGCGTTTTGGCTTTCTGGAGCGTGCCGGCGATAGATGGTGGCCGCTGGCGGCGGGTGTCTACGGTATCGAAGCGGTCAAGCGTCAGCGTGGCATGCGCCTGATCACCCCGACCTGGAAAACGGCCAAGCCGTCCAAGGGACTGGTTGTGGCCGGAGGGAACGAACGTCACCCCAGCCATAGACAAACGCCGTCCAGCCACCGTCAGGTGCCAGGCCGGCAAGATTGA
- the gloB gene encoding hydroxyacylglutathione hydrolase yields MFTVTPVRAFADNYIWVLQQGTGALAVDPGEAAPLIAFLDQRGLALQTILITHHHADHCGGLAELLQRWPQAQVYGPPGIAGVNQPVMEGASVHWHDYAFDVLALPGHTLDHLGYYGHGQLFCGDTLFGAGCGRLFEGSPAQMLASLDKLAALPDTTRFYPAHEYTLSNLKFALAVEPDNDEIQLRQLLDQKQIAMGLPTLPTELGLEKTTNPFMRSDIASVQYTASRHAGQHLSQRVEVFTVLREWKNNFR; encoded by the coding sequence ATGTTTACCGTTACCCCCGTTCGGGCATTTGCCGACAATTATATCTGGGTTTTGCAACAGGGCACCGGTGCACTTGCAGTTGACCCTGGCGAGGCGGCACCGCTGATTGCGTTTCTGGATCAACGCGGGCTGGCATTGCAAACCATACTCATCACCCACCATCATGCTGACCATTGCGGTGGTCTGGCCGAACTGTTGCAACGCTGGCCACAGGCGCAGGTTTACGGACCGCCAGGCATTGCCGGCGTCAATCAGCCGGTCATGGAAGGGGCAAGCGTGCACTGGCACGACTATGCATTTGATGTCCTGGCGCTACCCGGTCACACCCTGGATCATCTGGGCTACTACGGACACGGCCAGCTGTTTTGCGGCGACACCTTGTTTGGTGCAGGCTGTGGCAGGCTGTTTGAAGGCAGCCCGGCCCAGATGCTGGCCTCACTGGACAAGCTGGCAGCACTGCCGGATACCACCCGTTTCTATCCGGCACATGAATACACCTTGTCCAACCTCAAATTTGCCTTGGCCGTAGAGCCGGACAATGACGAAATCCAGCTGCGGCAGTTGCTGGATCAAAAGCAGATTGCCATGGGGCTGCCTACCCTGCCGACCGAGCTGGGACTGGAGAAAACCACCAATCCCTTCATGCGTAGCGACATTGCCAGCGTGCAGTACACAGCCAGCCGCCATGCCGGGCAACACTTGTCCCAGCGCGTGGAGGTGTTTACCGTGTTGCGCGAATGGAAAAACAATTTTCGCTGA
- a CDS encoding LysM peptidoglycan-binding domain-containing protein yields the protein MSFAFSLPLLAHADSGAFRQSVGVDEAQAAGLDMMLLNSSLLRNGDNVWERAREGFQLPEVNADIVRKQERLYSSKPEYFKRILDRSHKYLFHIMNEVERRGMPTEIAFLPIVESAFVPTANSPVGAAGLWQFMPATGRHYGLEQTWWYDGRRDIMEATRAALDYLQNLYAQFGDWNLALAAYNWGEGNLARAISRAQAAGLEPTYENIRMPNETRNYAPKLIAVRNILSQPEKYGIRLDKFPNKPYFIAVSTGRHMDIDVAAKMAGMSVAEFKELNPAFNLPVYAHKPGRQMLIPLAKADKFDYNLSHWDKPLLSWQVYTPSADENIASVAERYGMSSAELQNVNKLGSRSLTAGRPVLVALRGKGDGATPLDGTDSNLTASDSLIASAKPQTAATMTAQLKAPAAPVVTTALPVNSQALVATIRPATTSAAMTPPPTEQVVALATTAAATSTTTISPAATSLSTPQTILADSEATPSGKPVSKPVVLAKAEAPSLPSSTTPPPKPLEARLASVNPAATQHTVVSGDTLFNISRRYNVSVADLKSYNNLSDSTVKLGQTIRVKPNPLASNTMLAEAVPAPSAQDEALVKVSSGPTAATGAVPAEYVVQRGDTVYSIARRFGVNHADIQRWNDANQLTRLQPGQRVRIETQGL from the coding sequence TTGTCATTTGCATTTTCCTTGCCGTTGCTGGCACATGCCGATTCCGGCGCTTTTCGACAGTCGGTAGGGGTGGATGAAGCCCAGGCGGCTGGCCTGGACATGATGCTGCTCAACTCCAGTCTGCTGCGTAATGGCGACAACGTCTGGGAACGCGCACGTGAAGGTTTCCAGTTGCCGGAAGTCAATGCCGACATCGTACGCAAGCAGGAACGCTTGTACAGCAGCAAGCCCGAATACTTCAAACGCATTCTTGACCGCAGCCATAAATACCTGTTCCACATCATGAATGAAGTGGAACGTCGCGGCATGCCAACTGAAATTGCCTTCCTGCCCATCGTGGAAAGTGCATTTGTTCCTACTGCCAACTCGCCGGTAGGCGCTGCCGGCCTGTGGCAGTTCATGCCCGCCACCGGTCGCCATTACGGCTTGGAACAAACCTGGTGGTATGACGGTCGTCGCGACATCATGGAAGCCACCCGCGCCGCCCTGGACTATCTGCAGAATCTGTACGCCCAGTTTGGCGATTGGAATCTGGCCCTTGCCGCGTATAACTGGGGCGAAGGCAATCTGGCACGCGCCATTTCCCGCGCCCAGGCTGCCGGGCTGGAACCCACCTACGAAAACATCCGGATGCCGAATGAAACCCGCAATTACGCGCCCAAGCTGATTGCCGTTCGCAACATCCTCAGCCAGCCGGAAAAGTATGGTATCCGGCTGGACAAATTCCCGAACAAGCCTTACTTCATTGCTGTCTCTACTGGCCGCCACATGGATATCGACGTGGCCGCCAAGATGGCTGGTATGTCGGTTGCCGAATTCAAGGAACTCAACCCGGCCTTCAACCTGCCGGTCTATGCCCACAAGCCGGGCCGCCAGATGCTGATTCCGCTGGCCAAGGCCGACAAGTTTGATTACAACCTGTCGCACTGGGACAAGCCGCTGCTAAGCTGGCAGGTCTACACCCCGTCGGCGGATGAAAACATCGCCAGCGTGGCCGAACGCTATGGCATGAGCTCGGCAGAACTGCAAAACGTCAACAAGCTGGGCTCCCGCAGCCTGACAGCAGGTCGTCCGGTACTGGTAGCACTGCGCGGCAAGGGCGATGGTGCCACTCCGCTTGATGGCACAGACAGCAACCTCACCGCCAGTGACAGCCTGATTGCCAGCGCCAAGCCACAGACTGCAGCAACGATGACGGCACAGCTCAAGGCTCCGGCAGCTCCGGTCGTGACCACAGCTTTGCCAGTCAACAGCCAGGCTCTGGTCGCAACAATTCGGCCAGCAACAACCAGCGCAGCAATGACACCGCCGCCGACTGAGCAAGTCGTAGCACTAGCGACAACAGCTGCTGCTACCAGCACGACCACCATCAGCCCGGCAGCCACTTCGCTCAGCACGCCACAGACCATCCTGGCCGATAGCGAGGCCACCCCGTCTGGAAAACCAGTCAGCAAGCCGGTAGTACTGGCCAAGGCTGAAGCACCCAGCCTGCCATCCAGCACCACCCCGCCACCCAAACCGCTGGAAGCCCGTCTTGCCAGTGTCAATCCGGCGGCCACCCAGCATACCGTGGTCAGTGGCGATACCCTGTTCAATATCTCGCGTCGTTACAACGTGAGCGTGGCTGATCTCAAGTCCTACAACAACCTGAGTGACAGCACGGTAAAACTGGGCCAGACCATCCGCGTCAAACCCAATCCGCTGGCCAGCAACACCATGCTGGCTGAGGCTGTGCCGGCCCCATCCGCGCAGGATGAGGCCCTGGTCAAGGTCAGCAGTGGCCCGACTGCCGCCACCGGAGCCGTTCCGGCTGAATACGTGGTGCAGCGTGGCGATACCGTCTACAGCATTGCCCGCCGCTTTGGTGTTAACCATGCTGACATCCAGCGCTGGAACGATGCCAATCAGCTGACCCGCCTGCAGCCAGGCCAGCGCGTACGCATTGAGACACAGGGCCTGTAA
- the dtd gene encoding D-aminoacyl-tRNA deacylase codes for MRVVVQRVSEAKVSVAGETCGQIAAGLLLLVGVEEVDTQQDIDWLVRKISQLRIFNDDAGIMNRSLLECGGEVLAVSQFTLFASTRKGNRPSYSRAARGDISRPLFEQFVASMALVLGKAVPTGVFGADMQVSLVNDGPVTILLDSRAPE; via the coding sequence ATGCGGGTGGTTGTTCAACGGGTAAGCGAAGCGAAGGTCAGTGTGGCAGGTGAAACCTGTGGGCAGATTGCTGCCGGCTTGCTGTTGCTGGTGGGCGTGGAGGAGGTGGATACGCAGCAGGATATCGACTGGCTGGTGCGCAAGATCAGCCAGCTGCGCATTTTCAACGATGATGCCGGGATAATGAACCGCTCACTGCTGGAGTGTGGCGGCGAGGTACTGGCGGTCAGCCAGTTCACCCTGTTTGCCTCTACCCGCAAGGGTAATCGTCCTTCGTATAGCCGCGCCGCGCGCGGTGATATCTCCCGCCCGCTGTTCGAGCAGTTTGTTGCCAGCATGGCACTGGTGCTGGGCAAGGCGGTGCCAACCGGGGTGTTTGGTGCCGACATGCAGGTGAGTCTGGTCAATGACGGGCCTGTGACCATTTTGCTGGATAGTCGTGCACCCGAGTGA
- a CDS encoding PhzF family phenazine biosynthesis protein: MNILKIAAFSNGDSGGNPAGVVIQPSLPSDGEMQKIAAQLGFSETVFAMPQGQGWRVRYFSPEAEVPFCGHATIALGAALAMQYGNRDFPLQLNQANISVSGQYQAGQLSAALQSPPTRSTAAPAALLQEALDLFGLSADQLYPKLPPALIHAGADHLLLAVQERTTLSAMRYSLEAGRDLMRRAGLTTILLLWAENQQRFHSRNAFAAGGVYEDPATGAATAALAGYLRDIGWEHGGHIEVVQGEDMGQRSCLQATIPTEKGSSIRVSGNARLMAPAR, translated from the coding sequence ATGAATATTCTGAAGATTGCTGCATTTTCCAATGGCGACAGTGGCGGCAACCCGGCCGGTGTAGTGATCCAGCCCAGCCTGCCAAGTGATGGCGAGATGCAAAAAATTGCCGCTCAGCTAGGCTTCTCGGAAACCGTCTTCGCCATGCCGCAAGGCCAGGGCTGGCGGGTGCGCTATTTCTCACCAGAAGCAGAGGTTCCATTTTGCGGCCACGCCACCATTGCACTGGGAGCAGCTTTGGCGATGCAATACGGCAACAGGGATTTTCCCTTGCAACTGAATCAAGCCAATATCAGTGTCAGTGGCCAATACCAGGCAGGACAACTCAGTGCCGCCCTGCAATCGCCACCGACACGCAGTACTGCGGCACCGGCAGCCTTACTGCAAGAAGCACTCGACTTGTTCGGACTAAGCGCCGACCAGCTCTACCCAAAGCTACCTCCTGCCCTGATCCATGCTGGAGCAGACCACCTGCTGCTCGCCGTACAAGAGCGTACCACCCTATCCGCCATGCGTTACTCGCTGGAAGCAGGCCGCGACTTGATGCGCCGTGCCGGCCTGACCACCATCCTGCTGCTGTGGGCAGAGAACCAGCAACGCTTTCACAGCCGTAATGCCTTCGCTGCGGGTGGCGTCTATGAAGACCCGGCCACCGGAGCGGCCACTGCCGCCCTTGCCGGTTACCTGCGAGATATTGGCTGGGAGCATGGCGGCCATATCGAGGTGGTACAAGGTGAGGATATGGGCCAGCGCTCTTGCTTGCAGGCCACGATCCCGACTGAAAAAGGCAGTTCAATTCGCGTTTCCGGCAACGCCAGGCTCATGGCCCCCGCACGCTAA
- the yaaA gene encoding peroxide stress protein YaaA, producing MLMVLSPAKTLDYTTPPHTKRYTEPDFLAESQQLISVLREKSPADIAKLMDISDALATLNVGRYHDWNPDFSLANAKQAVLAFLGDVYEGLDAASLNEDQLDYLQQHLRILSGLYGLLRPLDLMQPYRLEMGTKLANPRGANLYAFWGERITDALNTLLDATDNPVLINLASDEYFKSVKPAKLHGRLITPVFQDYKNGQYKIISFYAKQARGLMARWAALHKVDIPEALQDFNLAGYRFDSSASDTQRWVFRRQQG from the coding sequence ATGTTGATGGTACTTTCCCCAGCCAAAACGCTGGATTACACCACACCGCCGCACACCAAGCGCTACACCGAACCCGACTTCCTGGCCGAAAGCCAGCAGCTCATCAGCGTGCTGCGCGAGAAAAGCCCGGCGGACATTGCCAAGCTCATGGACATCAGCGATGCGCTGGCCACGCTGAATGTGGGCCGCTATCACGACTGGAACCCGGACTTCAGTCTGGCCAACGCCAAACAGGCGGTACTGGCCTTCCTGGGGGACGTATATGAAGGACTGGACGCGGCCAGCCTGAATGAGGATCAACTGGACTACCTGCAACAACATCTGCGCATTCTGTCCGGCCTGTACGGCCTGTTGCGGCCACTCGACCTGATGCAGCCCTACCGCCTGGAGATGGGAACCAAACTGGCCAATCCACGTGGAGCCAACCTGTATGCATTCTGGGGAGAGCGCATCACCGATGCACTGAACACACTGCTGGATGCCACCGATAATCCGGTACTCATCAATCTGGCATCAGACGAATACTTCAAATCGGTGAAACCGGCCAAGCTGCATGGCCGGCTGATTACCCCTGTGTTCCAGGACTACAAGAACGGACAGTACAAGATCATCAGCTTCTATGCCAAACAGGCACGTGGCCTGATGGCACGCTGGGCAGCACTGCACAAGGTGGACATCCCGGAAGCGCTGCAGGACTTCAACCTGGCCGGTTACCGTTTTGATAGCAGCGCATCAGACACTCAGCGCTGGGTGTTCCGCCGCCAGCAAGGCTGA
- a CDS encoding 2-hydroxyacid dehydrogenase, translating into MRIAVFDTKNYDRLSLDGANQQFGHQLSYFEPRLNRDTLELVHDVDAVCPFVNDRLDAEVIASLAARGVRLITLRCAGFNGVDLAACRQHGITVTRVPAYSPHAVAEHAFALLLAVVRRIHKSYVRVREMDFSLDGLVGFDLYRKTIGVVGTGRIGQATISIAKGFGMRVLAFDVFPQAGLDEKLGFEYVTLPQLLAECDVVSLHLPLTAETQHMINAESLAGMKAGAVLINTSRGGLVETGALIAALKDGRLAGVGLDVYEMEEGVFFENHSEVGLQDDQLARLLTFPNVLVTAHQGFLTREALDNIAETTLANATAFEQGRLLDNKV; encoded by the coding sequence ATGCGCATTGCTGTTTTCGATACCAAGAATTACGACCGCTTGAGTCTGGACGGTGCCAATCAGCAGTTTGGTCATCAACTGAGCTATTTTGAGCCACGACTCAACCGTGACACGCTGGAGCTGGTGCACGATGTGGATGCGGTCTGTCCCTTTGTCAACGACAGGCTGGACGCCGAGGTGATTGCCAGCCTGGCTGCACGTGGTGTCCGCCTGATCACCCTGCGTTGTGCGGGCTTCAATGGTGTGGACCTGGCGGCTTGCCGCCAGCATGGCATCACGGTGACCCGTGTCCCGGCCTATTCACCCCATGCGGTGGCCGAGCACGCCTTTGCCTTGCTGCTGGCCGTGGTACGGCGCATTCACAAGTCTTATGTCCGGGTACGTGAGATGGATTTCTCACTGGATGGGCTGGTGGGTTTTGACCTCTACCGCAAAACCATCGGCGTGGTTGGTACCGGGCGTATTGGCCAGGCCACCATTTCCATTGCCAAAGGCTTTGGCATGCGGGTTCTGGCATTTGATGTATTCCCGCAGGCCGGGCTGGATGAAAAGCTGGGTTTTGAATATGTCACGCTGCCGCAGTTACTGGCGGAATGTGATGTGGTCAGCCTGCATTTGCCGCTGACAGCGGAAACCCAGCACATGATCAACGCTGAGTCGCTGGCCGGCATGAAGGCCGGCGCGGTCCTGATCAATACCAGCCGTGGTGGCTTGGTGGAGACTGGCGCGCTGATTGCGGCCCTGAAGGATGGGCGGCTGGCTGGTGTCGGGCTGGATGTATACGAGATGGAAGAGGGTGTGTTCTTTGAGAACCACTCCGAGGTTGGCTTGCAGGATGACCAACTAGCCCGCCTACTCACCTTTCCCAATGTACTGGTAACCGCGCATCAAGGCTTCCTGACGCGCGAGGCGCTGGACAATATCGCCGAAACCACACTGGCCAATGCCACGGCATTCGAGCAGGGCAGGCTGCTGGACAACAAGGTGTGA
- a CDS encoding VC0807 family protein, translated as MTRLHKLTPELVANFLLPWLCYRWAQPQWGESAGLIVSSLPPIAWSVVELLRFRRIDALSLLVLGGIALSLLAMLLGGSPRVLLMRESLLSGLIGVAFLLSLLLGKPLLFYLARATVARESAAGGQRFEQRWQEAGFRRGIRLLTLLWGMGLTLETILRAAMVCTMSVERFLLLSPFVSYGLMAIMLLLTWRGRLLLRPRTIAMVG; from the coding sequence ATGACCCGCCTGCACAAACTGACTCCCGAACTTGTTGCCAACTTTCTGCTGCCCTGGCTGTGCTATCGCTGGGCACAGCCGCAATGGGGTGAAAGTGCCGGGCTGATCGTGTCTTCCTTGCCGCCTATCGCCTGGAGCGTGGTCGAGCTGCTGCGTTTTCGCCGTATTGATGCGCTCAGCCTGCTGGTACTTGGGGGAATTGCCCTGTCCTTGCTGGCCATGTTGCTCGGTGGCAGTCCGCGGGTGTTGCTGATGCGCGAATCCTTGTTGTCAGGTTTGATCGGAGTGGCATTCCTGCTGTCACTGCTGCTGGGCAAGCCACTGCTGTTCTATCTGGCGCGTGCCACCGTGGCGCGGGAGTCTGCTGCAGGGGGGCAACGTTTTGAGCAGCGCTGGCAGGAGGCTGGTTTTCGTCGGGGCATCCGATTGCTGACGTTGTTGTGGGGGATGGGTCTTACGCTGGAAACAATATTGCGTGCCGCGATGGTCTGCACTATGTCAGTCGAGCGTTTCTTGTTGCTGTCGCCATTTGTCAGCTATGGCCTGATGGCCATCATGTTGCTGCTGACCTGGCGCGGACGCCTGCTACTGCGCCCTCGCACCATCGCAATGGTGGGGTAA